DNA from Gambusia affinis linkage group LG06, SWU_Gaff_1.0, whole genome shotgun sequence:
AGAGAAAGACGTAGAATAACTGCAATAAAATTCCAACCTTTTCTCCTCATTGGTATGGAAAAGAATGTGCCTGTTCAGAAACTTCCTGTGTATGTCTATAAAGAGGTGTTGTTAAGGAATGAAACTCAGTTCGCTTGAATTCATGTCACACATGTATGCTTGTATATAATAGGCTTGATTGTTTCAGGAGAAAATAGTCCaatctttcttttattctcacAATTTCACCCAGTGATGAAATCAGGGTAAAACATTGAGTCATCATACTTCATTAGGACCGGCAGAGATCAGCAGCTATTGCTGaacacaaatcagatttttcttccactttgtgTCTACAGATATCTTTGGAAAGGGTTTTTCAAAGCTGATCCCAGACCAGTGCAGGGGAGTTAACTTCAGCCCTTCCAGCTTTCTGGGTCCACCCTGTAATTTCAGTGGGGGGACGTCCCATTCCCAACTTCCTGAGCAAACATAGACATCCTTATTTGAATATCCCATTCCCATCTTCCAGAAAATTCTCTGTAAGGATATATAGAGCCGGGGAGAGTCGTGCCTTTATGCTACCCACCGGACACACCCGATCGGAGAGACCCTGCGAATCTGTGCCAGGTGAGAATCAAAAAATTTAACCATGTTTGTTTCCAGGGAAGGAATGTGGACAGTGAATCGACTCCTTTGTCTTCATGGGTTAACGTTACAGCAGTGTGTTTGTCCtacttttcagctgtttgctgtctttaaaactcattatttttatgaaatctgtCCCAAAGTGATGATGcaatcttttcacatttaaccAGATTATGCACATGAAAGTGTTTTGATGAAATGAAGTTcagaaaatgtgtatttctgcttaaaaaaaaataaagtcacagacaaattaaatgGGATGGAAATGTAGCATGCATATCAACACAGTGTTCGTCTAAGAGCCTGAAAACGTCCCACTTTTTACTCTGTGGAGATTACGTCATCAACCTTTTGTCTTTCAGAATGAAAATCGCAGACATGAAAACATCTCAAGGTATCCATAAGTGAAGTTAATTCATGTTGTGCCATAAATGTGAGACCACAGAGATGCAGAAAACATCTCTCCTTAAAAGAAACAGGGTGCCAGTGCAGCTGATTATTCAAACCTTCAGGCTATGTATCTGAGTGATAGAATGAGGAAGGCAGGGAAGGAAGCTGTAAAAGAATCACAGAATTTGATGcctgaaaaagtaatttctgactttttaaccAACTGCATAGATTTGCAACAGTTTGCATTTATTACAGTTCATCCAGAAAAGTGTGAGGCATCATATTTCAGCCTTCAAGAGAAAAATGACTGTAAGGGGCTGTCGCTCTTAGCTGTGCCCCTCATTGGTGCTGACGTGGCAATGATCATGCCTGCTTCTGTCTGGAGGCTTTCCAAAGCTTCTCTGTGGGCTGAATCAGCCCTGCTGCCACAGTTTCATCCCTCACTCCAAAGTACAAATTTTTCACTGAAGCATAATTGCTTCCTGCTCATTTTTCAGCTTTCTCAacagtttttgtgattttcttgtTATTGGAATACAAAATTTGGGTCTTGTTATTGGTAGGTTCCACAAGCCTTCCAACATGTcgacttttgatttttttttttttgggtgtgtCCAGggacattttacagttttagcaGACAGACTAACTTAGATCAGATTCATAAGGTAGCTAAGCTACCTTAGGTCAATCGGACCCTTGTTCAGGGGGTCCAGTTCAATCTGACTTTAATGCTCTaaagaatcagaaaaataatgaaattgtGAAATTTAGCGTAAtatcaactgttttttttttacttacatttgGTTACCTTTAACCCTCTCTCTTCTTGTTTCTTCTGTTGCTTGCAGTTTGCTACACTCAAAGTGAAACAGGATGTGGATGACCAGAACTGTCGCTCTCTGTTTGCTGGCCTTCGTGGCCTCTGCAGAAGACAAGAAGCTGAGCAGCCATGCTAACACGCTAGCTGACAACAGTGCCAACTTGGCCTTCAGGTTAGCTATATCAATATGAGGGTGCAAGACAAATTAGCAAAATTGCTACTTAAATCATTCCCAGCATTTTGATACCTAAGTGCCATTTTCTTAGAAAATGcaattaatgtgtttttctgttcttttactCCAGCTTGTACCACAAGATGGCTCAGGACAAAAATACAGACAACATTGTTGTTTCTCCTGTTGTTGTGGCGTCCTCTCTGGGGCTGGTTGCTCTTGGTGGTAAGGCCTCCACTGCCTCCCAGGTGAAAACTGTCCTCAGTGCTGACAAACTCAAGGACGAGCACCTGCATGCAGGCCTGTCAGAGCTCCTCTCTGAGGTAAACAGTGCACAGAATCACAAATTTTAACTTCTCGTAGTCAAAATACAGTTGTGTTTGAGGTCAGAACCTCCAAACCTTTTGCATTAAGagttcacattttgtgttttaccaGGTGAGTAATCAAAAGACCCGAAACTCCACCTGGAAGATCAACAACCGCCTCTACGGCCCCAGCTCTGTCTCCTTTGCCGATGACTTTGTGAAGACCAGCAAGAAGCATTACAACTATGACCACTCAAAAATCAACTTCAGGGACAAGCGGAGCGCAGTGAACTCCATCAATGAGTGGGCAGCTAAGTCAACAGATGGCAAGCTACCGGAGATCACCAAGGATGTGCAGAACCCAGACGGAGCCATGATTGTCAACGCCATGTTTTTCAAGCGTAAGTGCACACAGTGTTAGGGCGTGACAGCAGATTCCATCTAAACCCTACCCAGGTGTGAAACTGATTTTCTCTTTAACCCACAGCTCACTGGGATGAGAGATTCCATGAAAAGATGGTTGACAACCGCGGTTTCCTGGTTACCCGCTCCTTCACTGTTGGAGTTTCTATGATGCATCGCACAGGTGAGCATTGCCATCTCTGCTTGTGATCTTGTTATGTCTTTGCAGCTGTATCCTCGCATCTGATAAGACATCTGATGTCTCCTTCCAGGTCTCTATGACTTCTATGAGGACAAAGAGAACAATCTCTACATCCTGAACATGCCTCTGGGCAAAAAAGAGGCCTCTATGATCCTCATCATGCCCTACCATCTGGAGCCCCTGGAACGCTTGGAG
Protein-coding regions in this window:
- the serpinh1b gene encoding serpin H1b; its protein translation is MWMTRTVALCLLAFVASAEDKKLSSHANTLADNSANLAFSLYHKMAQDKNTDNIVVSPVVVASSLGLVALGGKASTASQVKTVLSADKLKDEHLHAGLSELLSEVSNQKTRNSTWKINNRLYGPSSVSFADDFVKTSKKHYNYDHSKINFRDKRSAVNSINEWAAKSTDGKLPEITKDVQNPDGAMIVNAMFFKPHWDERFHEKMVDNRGFLVTRSFTVGVSMMHRTGLYDFYEDKENNLYILNMPLGKKEASMILIMPYHLEPLERLEKLLTKKQVDTWLSKMETRAVAISLPKISLEVSHNLQKYLAELGLTEAVDKSKADLSNISGKKDLYISNVFHASALELDVDGNPYDTSIFGTDKLKNPKLFYVDHPFIFLVKDNKTNSILYIGRVVRPKGDKMRDEL